Proteins co-encoded in one Acaryochloris thomasi RCC1774 genomic window:
- a CDS encoding sugar ABC transporter substrate-binding protein — MVRVKFVRQAMVICLLVFVMVACRPQIRPSAIAPVANQSLEQSGANNLNLTLIQHASCPWAYFWCVVETGIHDAAQDLGVEVTIRRPNTFDPDEVTRLIESAVNAPTKPDAIGVAVIDPDKFRASLTKAVMEFDIPVIAYNAGSGPEQDNIPYRAYIGADERQGGYEAGKRLLAKSEAATKGACINHQPGALNLEARCQGFFEALSEAGVEAEMVKITPNPAESKKILQRYMDENPETNLFLTLGPEAAVPFYQVIPDRKGAFSHGTFDLSRTILNKIEQGTTLFAIDQQPYLEGYLAVQWLTWIQRHAFSPPSPIISTGPSFVDRNNVALIQQQVGQYR; from the coding sequence ATGGTGAGAGTCAAATTTGTGCGCCAAGCGATGGTGATCTGTCTGTTGGTGTTTGTGATGGTTGCCTGTCGGCCACAGATCCGACCCTCTGCAATAGCGCCTGTCGCAAATCAGAGCCTGGAGCAGTCTGGAGCTAACAATCTGAATTTGACGTTAATTCAGCACGCTTCCTGTCCCTGGGCTTACTTTTGGTGTGTTGTTGAAACTGGAATCCATGATGCCGCCCAGGATTTAGGCGTTGAGGTGACGATTCGCCGCCCCAATACGTTTGATCCAGATGAAGTGACGCGGCTAATAGAGTCAGCGGTCAATGCCCCCACGAAGCCAGACGCTATTGGTGTCGCTGTGATCGATCCAGACAAATTCAGAGCGTCACTAACAAAGGCAGTGATGGAATTTGATATCCCTGTAATTGCCTACAACGCAGGTTCAGGACCAGAGCAGGACAACATTCCTTATCGGGCTTACATTGGAGCTGATGAACGACAGGGCGGATATGAGGCTGGGAAACGGTTGCTGGCGAAATCTGAGGCTGCAACCAAGGGAGCCTGTATTAATCATCAGCCCGGTGCCTTAAATCTTGAGGCTCGCTGCCAGGGTTTCTTTGAAGCATTGAGTGAAGCTGGTGTGGAGGCGGAGATGGTCAAAATCACGCCGAATCCAGCCGAATCTAAAAAGATTTTGCAGCGCTATATGGATGAGAATCCTGAGACCAATCTTTTTTTGACTCTGGGGCCAGAAGCAGCCGTACCTTTTTATCAGGTCATTCCAGATCGAAAGGGGGCCTTTAGCCATGGGACATTCGATCTGAGTCGCACTATTCTCAACAAAATTGAACAGGGGACAACGCTATTTGCGATTGATCAGCAGCCCTATCTAGAAGGTTATTTGGCGGTCCAGTGGCTGACCTGGATTCAGCGCCATGCGTTTAGTCCCCCTAGCCCTATCATCTCGACTGGGCCTAGCTTTGTCGACCGCAATAATGTTGCTCTTATTCAGCAACAGGTAGGGCAATATCGATGA
- a CDS encoding thiol-disulfide oxidoreductase DCC family protein, protein MTLGETTFHQPSTEASELLSWKVKLLYDGACPLCLREVNFLTRRDAGRGLVAFTDIAADDYDPAENGGIDFETAMGRIHAITADGTILKNVEVFRYVYTVLGMGWVYAATQWPIVGPMVDKVYEVWADWRLSLTGRPQLQTIVQEREQHLQRCRLND, encoded by the coding sequence ATGACTCTCGGCGAAACGACTTTTCATCAACCATCCACTGAAGCTTCTGAGCTACTTTCCTGGAAAGTTAAGCTGCTCTACGATGGTGCCTGTCCGCTCTGTCTGCGGGAAGTCAACTTTCTCACTCGCCGAGATGCGGGGCGGGGACTCGTGGCTTTTACCGATATTGCCGCTGATGACTACGATCCGGCTGAGAATGGTGGGATTGATTTTGAGACGGCTATGGGTCGTATTCATGCCATTACTGCTGATGGAACAATCCTGAAAAATGTTGAGGTTTTTCGTTACGTCTATACGGTGCTGGGGATGGGTTGGGTTTACGCAGCGACGCAGTGGCCGATTGTTGGTCCGATGGTTGATAAAGTCTACGAAGTCTGGGCAGACTGGCGCTTATCGCTCACGGGGCGTCCCCAGCTGCAAACTATTGTTCAAGAGCGGGAGCAGCATCTGCAGCGATGTCGACTCAATGATTAA
- the metH gene encoding methionine synthase, translating into MRSPFLDHLHSPERPVIVFDGAMGTSLQDQNLTAKDFGGAEYEGCNEYLVKTKPEAVATVHRNFFKAGANVVETDTFGATSVTLAEYDLGDRAYELNKTAAELAKSVAAEFSTVEKPRFVAGSMGPGTKLPTLGHIDFDALQAAYIEQAEGLYDGGVDLLLVETCQDVLQIKAALTAIEEVFSRKGSRLPLMVSVTVEDFGTMLVGSEIGAALTVLEPYPIDILGLNCATGPDLMKEHIKYLAEQSPFVVSCIPNAGLPENVGGQAHYRLTPMELRMALMHFIEDLGVQVIGGCCGTRPDHIAQLAEMAKDLTPKQREIGSRFDLPPYTPLSYTPSAASIMSPQSYEQDNSFLIVGERLNASGSKKCRTLLNDEDWDGLVGLARSQVKEGAHILDVNVDYVGRDGEKDMKELASRLVNTVSLPLMLDSTEWTKMEAGLKVAGGKCILNSTNYEDGEERFFKVLELAKQYGAGVVVGTIDEDGMARTAEKKFEIAQRAYRAAVEYGIPAYEIFFDPLALPVSTGIEEDRENGKASVEAIQKIRENLPGCHIILGVSNVSFGLNPAARVTLNSVFLNEAMAVGMDAAIVSASKILPLAKIEEDHKKVCLDLIYDRREFDGEVCSYDPLTKLTTLFEGKTTKRDRSVDESLPIEERLKNHIIDGERIGLDDQLNKALEQYPPLEIINTFLLNGMKVVGELFGSGQMQLPFVLQSAQTMKAAVAFLEPFMDKEDTASTKGTVIIATVKGDVHDIGKNLVDIILSNNGYTVINLGIKQSVDNIIAAYREHGADCIAMSGLLVKSTAFMKDNLETFNGKGIDVPIILGGAALTQKFVYQDCQGAYNGRVIYGKDAFADLHFMEKLMPAKTADNWDNLKGFLDEEDEIPLAAQKLPKEKQAKADGPVDTRRSEAVEIDIERPTPPFWGTRVIQPTDVSLEELFWYLDLQALIAGQWQFRKPKEQSREDYDAMLAEKAYPILEKWKQKVVAEKLLHPQAIYGYFPCLSEGNTLLIYDPQVAQDGGSSNGVEPIATIEFPRQRSLRRLCIADFFLPKEQAQGRFDVFPMQAVTVGEIASEYAQKLFAADEYTDYLYFNGLAVQTAEALAEWTHVQIRQELGYGESEPDNIRDMLAQRYQGSRYSFGYPACPNMQDQITQLNLLETERINLTMDESEQLHPEQSTTAIIVYHAIAKYFSA; encoded by the coding sequence ATGCGTAGCCCCTTTTTAGACCATCTCCACAGTCCTGAGCGTCCTGTAATTGTGTTTGACGGGGCGATGGGAACTTCTCTGCAGGATCAAAATCTGACTGCCAAGGACTTTGGTGGAGCTGAGTATGAGGGCTGCAATGAGTATCTTGTAAAGACAAAGCCAGAGGCGGTGGCAACGGTCCATCGTAATTTTTTCAAGGCCGGTGCCAATGTGGTTGAGACCGACACCTTTGGCGCAACTTCTGTGACTCTGGCCGAGTACGATTTAGGCGATCGCGCCTACGAACTGAACAAAACAGCAGCAGAGTTAGCGAAGTCTGTCGCCGCAGAATTCTCAACAGTGGAGAAGCCCCGGTTTGTCGCCGGTTCGATGGGACCAGGAACAAAGCTGCCGACGTTGGGCCACATCGATTTTGATGCACTGCAGGCCGCATACATCGAACAAGCAGAAGGGCTGTATGACGGTGGGGTTGATCTGCTTTTAGTTGAAACTTGCCAGGATGTTTTACAGATTAAGGCTGCGCTGACGGCTATCGAAGAAGTCTTTTCAAGGAAAGGGTCTCGCCTGCCACTGATGGTCTCGGTGACGGTGGAAGACTTTGGCACGATGTTAGTTGGGTCAGAGATTGGGGCTGCGCTGACTGTTTTGGAACCCTATCCTATTGATATTTTGGGTCTCAACTGTGCGACAGGCCCAGACTTAATGAAAGAGCACATCAAGTATCTTGCTGAGCAGTCTCCTTTTGTAGTGTCCTGCATACCCAACGCGGGTTTGCCGGAGAATGTCGGAGGTCAGGCTCATTATCGCTTAACGCCGATGGAGTTGCGGATGGCGTTGATGCATTTCATTGAAGATTTGGGCGTTCAAGTTATCGGAGGCTGCTGCGGTACGCGTCCAGACCATATTGCTCAACTTGCTGAGATGGCTAAGGATCTAACACCCAAGCAACGTGAAATTGGGTCTCGTTTTGACTTGCCACCCTATACACCATTGTCTTATACACCGTCTGCGGCCTCAATTATGAGTCCCCAGTCCTATGAACAGGACAACTCGTTCTTGATTGTAGGTGAACGGCTGAATGCCAGCGGGTCTAAGAAATGTCGGACGCTGCTCAATGATGAAGACTGGGATGGGTTGGTCGGACTAGCGCGATCGCAAGTCAAAGAGGGCGCACATATCCTCGATGTCAACGTAGACTACGTGGGCCGCGACGGCGAAAAAGACATGAAGGAGTTGGCCTCTCGCCTGGTTAATACGGTCTCGCTCCCGCTGATGCTCGACTCAACTGAGTGGACCAAGATGGAGGCGGGTCTTAAAGTGGCCGGGGGCAAGTGCATCCTCAACTCCACCAACTACGAAGATGGCGAAGAACGCTTCTTCAAGGTATTAGAACTCGCCAAGCAATATGGTGCAGGTGTGGTTGTCGGCACCATTGACGAAGACGGCATGGCTCGAACTGCCGAGAAAAAGTTCGAGATCGCCCAGCGGGCCTATCGAGCCGCTGTTGAATACGGCATCCCTGCCTATGAGATCTTTTTTGATCCTTTGGCACTGCCGGTTTCCACTGGAATTGAAGAAGATCGTGAGAATGGTAAAGCCTCCGTTGAGGCGATTCAGAAAATTCGAGAGAATCTTCCGGGCTGTCACATCATTCTGGGGGTCTCTAATGTCTCCTTTGGTCTCAATCCAGCGGCACGGGTAACCCTCAACTCAGTGTTCCTCAATGAGGCGATGGCGGTGGGCATGGATGCGGCCATTGTTAGTGCCAGCAAAATTCTGCCCCTTGCCAAGATCGAAGAAGATCACAAAAAGGTCTGCCTGGATCTCATTTACGATCGCCGTGAGTTTGACGGTGAGGTTTGCTCCTACGACCCGTTGACGAAGCTGACAACATTATTTGAAGGGAAGACGACAAAACGCGATCGCAGCGTTGATGAAAGCCTCCCCATCGAAGAGAGACTTAAAAATCACATTATCGATGGCGAACGCATTGGCCTAGATGATCAGCTCAATAAAGCCCTAGAGCAGTATCCACCCCTAGAAATCATCAACACCTTTTTGCTCAACGGCATGAAAGTGGTCGGTGAACTGTTTGGCTCCGGTCAAATGCAGCTCCCCTTTGTGCTCCAGTCGGCTCAAACGATGAAGGCTGCAGTGGCCTTTCTAGAACCGTTCATGGATAAAGAGGACACCGCCAGCACCAAAGGCACGGTGATCATTGCCACCGTTAAGGGCGACGTCCACGACATTGGTAAAAACCTCGTCGATATTATTCTGTCCAACAACGGCTATACCGTCATCAACCTCGGCATTAAGCAGTCCGTAGATAACATCATTGCGGCCTACCGAGAACACGGCGCTGACTGTATTGCAATGAGCGGCTTGTTAGTAAAATCAACCGCCTTTATGAAGGACAACCTCGAAACATTCAACGGGAAAGGCATTGATGTTCCTATTATTTTGGGGGGCGCAGCCCTGACTCAGAAGTTTGTCTATCAAGACTGTCAGGGAGCCTACAACGGTCGCGTCATCTACGGCAAAGATGCCTTTGCTGACCTGCACTTCATGGAAAAACTGATGCCTGCCAAGACCGCAGATAACTGGGATAACCTCAAAGGATTCCTCGATGAAGAAGATGAGATACCTCTCGCCGCCCAGAAGCTACCGAAGGAAAAGCAAGCGAAGGCCGATGGCCCCGTTGATACTCGACGTTCGGAAGCGGTTGAGATTGATATTGAGCGACCCACACCGCCATTCTGGGGCACTCGCGTCATCCAGCCAACGGACGTTTCTCTAGAAGAGCTGTTTTGGTACTTAGATCTGCAGGCTCTAATCGCAGGACAGTGGCAGTTCCGTAAACCCAAAGAGCAGTCACGGGAAGACTATGACGCAATGTTGGCAGAGAAAGCCTATCCGATTCTAGAGAAATGGAAGCAGAAGGTTGTGGCGGAGAAGCTCCTCCATCCACAGGCCATCTATGGTTATTTCCCTTGCCTGTCAGAGGGGAATACGCTGCTCATCTATGATCCGCAGGTGGCTCAAGATGGGGGTAGCTCGAATGGCGTTGAACCGATTGCTACCATTGAGTTTCCGCGTCAAAGATCTCTGCGACGATTATGTATTGCTGACTTCTTTTTACCAAAAGAGCAGGCTCAAGGTCGCTTTGATGTCTTTCCGATGCAGGCGGTGACGGTGGGTGAGATTGCATCTGAATACGCTCAGAAGCTTTTTGCCGCTGATGAATATACCGACTATCTCTATTTCAATGGTCTTGCTGTCCAAACGGCAGAGGCTTTGGCTGAATGGACCCACGTTCAAATTCGACAGGAGCTGGGGTATGGCGAGTCTGAGCCGGACAATATTCGAGATATGCTGGCCCAGCGTTATCAGGGTTCTCGCTATAGCTTTGGTTATCCGGCTTGCCCCAATATGCAGGACCAGATTACCCAGCTCAATTTACTGGAGACGGAGCGCATTAATCTGACGATGGATGAGAGTGAGCAGTTGCACCCAGAACAATCTACGACGGCGATTATTGTATATCATGCGATCGCAAAATATTTCTCTGCCTAG
- a CDS encoding OmpA family protein produces MTIERKGLPPIAYISVALLVGTGYFGLNLINQGESAPLAQVQAYGNEERQLTVLGDTFSGYSTLRAGPFAAKVTKAELGIQYQDEFDQAARAKALGGRADIIVTTLDQYLKHQPKGRIVGLIDKTVGADAVVLNTPQYPDLKSLSDVAKVRASVSAPLKLVYSAGTPSEYLAKLLDLKFEGLSLSDFEVVEVEESTQAYELLRSDEQVAIAILWEPFVSKARQEGNTVVLSSSDVPDAIIDVIVASDQLIKSRPDDLSQFLTLYYQHTDQLIRDSGVLSQQIGDDGDLSTDDAASVASGIDFFTALESNQWMNAGTLEKRIETTSAVLSLTGEVTDMIKSPQTLYTRDFIAQAVKNTKQVVASISATDPELAKVLQGQKSSTTKAKAKVTPQQIQAAPKVGNFKVRGEVKFATGSASLTGEGQSTLTALAKEINEFNPVTIAINVVGHTSKTGSTTTNQALSQQRAQVVANYLRSSDVQPTLVAEGKGFSEPLLGIDPASPEQQRTEIQLRRVGG; encoded by the coding sequence ATGACGATCGAAAGGAAAGGACTTCCTCCCATCGCGTATATCAGTGTTGCGTTGCTGGTCGGTACCGGATATTTTGGTCTCAATTTGATCAATCAAGGGGAGAGTGCTCCTCTCGCACAGGTTCAGGCTTACGGCAATGAAGAAAGACAGCTTACGGTGCTGGGCGATACGTTCTCTGGCTACAGCACGCTTAGGGCTGGTCCCTTTGCCGCGAAGGTCACCAAGGCAGAGTTGGGGATTCAGTATCAAGATGAATTTGATCAAGCTGCCAGGGCGAAGGCGCTCGGCGGTAGAGCAGACATTATTGTCACGACGCTAGACCAGTATCTTAAGCATCAGCCGAAAGGCCGGATCGTGGGCTTAATTGATAAGACGGTGGGTGCTGATGCGGTGGTGCTCAATACTCCGCAATATCCAGACCTCAAGAGCTTGAGTGATGTTGCCAAGGTTCGGGCCTCAGTCTCTGCCCCTCTAAAGCTGGTTTATTCTGCTGGAACCCCCAGTGAGTATCTGGCGAAGCTCTTGGATCTTAAGTTTGAGGGGTTGAGCCTATCTGATTTTGAGGTTGTAGAGGTGGAGGAATCCACTCAGGCTTATGAGTTGTTGAGGTCAGATGAGCAGGTTGCGATCGCAATCCTTTGGGAACCCTTTGTTTCCAAAGCCCGCCAAGAGGGCAACACGGTTGTTCTCTCTAGTAGCGACGTTCCCGACGCCATTATTGACGTGATTGTTGCCAGCGATCAGCTCATCAAAAGTCGCCCCGATGACCTGAGCCAGTTCTTGACGCTCTACTACCAACACACCGACCAGCTTATTCGTGACTCTGGTGTACTGAGTCAGCAGATCGGCGACGACGGCGATCTCTCTACAGATGACGCTGCTTCAGTCGCCAGTGGCATCGACTTCTTTACCGCCCTGGAGTCAAACCAGTGGATGAACGCTGGAACGCTAGAGAAACGGATTGAGACCACCTCCGCCGTCCTCTCGCTAACGGGAGAAGTAACCGACATGATCAAGAGTCCTCAAACCCTTTATACCCGTGATTTCATTGCTCAGGCTGTGAAAAATACCAAACAGGTTGTTGCTTCAATCTCAGCCACTGATCCAGAGTTAGCGAAGGTGCTACAGGGCCAGAAGTCCTCGACCACTAAAGCAAAAGCAAAGGTTACCCCACAGCAAATTCAAGCCGCACCGAAGGTGGGTAACTTCAAAGTTAGGGGTGAGGTCAAGTTCGCAACCGGGTCTGCCTCGCTCACGGGAGAAGGCCAATCCACGCTCACAGCGCTAGCCAAAGAGATCAACGAATTTAATCCCGTTACCATTGCCATCAACGTCGTGGGACATACTTCAAAGACAGGTTCTACCACTACAAACCAAGCTCTGAGTCAGCAGCGGGCGCAGGTCGTGGCGAATTATCTCCGTTCTAGCGATGTGCAGCCCACTCTCGTGGCAGAAGGCAAAGGCTTCTCTGAACCTCTGTTAGGCATCGATCCAGCTAGCCCCGAGCAACAGCGTACAGAAATACAGCTCAGACGAGTCGGGGGATAG
- a CDS encoding ATP-dependent 6-phosphofructokinase — translation MGERKRIGVLTSGGDCAGLNPVIRSVVLRADTYGWEVLGIRQATHGLMSDPPQATVLNPKDMNPLLTAGGTMLGTTNKGNPFAFPMADGTLEDRSEEIIRGYHQLGLDAMIGVGGDGSMAILRKLAQQGNWNLVGIPKTIDNDVGVTERSVGFDTAMNIATEALDRLHFTAASHSRVIILEVMGRDAGHIAISAGIAGGANIVLIPEIPYSLDKVCAKLKERQEQGKTYSLIVVAEAVKSVGGEAITVTDGGGECRLGGVGQHLSEQICDRQVADTRVTVLGHVQRGGIPSPLDRLIGSAFGVAAVDLIAAGEFDRIVTWQNRKVVSVAIKDAIAHYRDVDPYGTLVKTARGLGIYLGD, via the coding sequence ATGGGTGAGCGGAAGCGAATTGGCGTCCTGACCAGCGGGGGAGATTGCGCGGGACTAAACCCTGTGATTCGGTCAGTGGTCCTGCGGGCAGATACCTATGGCTGGGAAGTGCTGGGCATCCGTCAGGCCACCCACGGGCTAATGTCGGATCCTCCCCAGGCCACGGTTTTAAATCCCAAAGATATGAACCCGCTGCTGACGGCGGGGGGAACCATGCTGGGCACTACCAATAAAGGCAATCCCTTTGCGTTCCCGATGGCGGACGGCACCCTAGAAGACCGATCGGAAGAGATTATTCGCGGCTATCACCAGTTAGGGCTAGATGCCATGATTGGGGTGGGAGGCGACGGCAGCATGGCCATTCTGCGCAAGCTGGCGCAGCAGGGTAACTGGAATTTGGTGGGCATCCCTAAAACCATTGACAACGATGTCGGGGTCACGGAGCGATCTGTTGGCTTCGATACGGCGATGAATATTGCCACTGAGGCATTGGATCGCCTTCATTTCACAGCGGCCAGCCACAGCCGCGTGATTATTTTAGAGGTGATGGGCCGGGACGCGGGCCACATTGCCATCAGTGCTGGGATCGCGGGAGGGGCAAATATTGTTCTGATTCCTGAAATTCCCTATAGCTTGGATAAGGTGTGCGCCAAACTTAAAGAGCGTCAAGAACAGGGCAAGACCTATTCTCTGATTGTGGTGGCAGAGGCAGTGAAGTCCGTCGGTGGCGAGGCCATCACCGTGACCGATGGCGGTGGGGAATGCCGTCTAGGAGGTGTCGGCCAGCATTTATCTGAACAAATCTGTGATCGTCAGGTGGCGGATACGCGGGTCACTGTTTTGGGGCATGTTCAGCGGGGCGGTATTCCATCTCCGCTAGACCGGCTGATTGGCTCAGCCTTCGGGGTGGCGGCGGTGGATTTGATCGCGGCTGGCGAGTTTGATCGGATTGTGACCTGGCAAAATCGGAAGGTGGTCAGCGTGGCCATTAAAGATGCGATCGCACATTACCGAGACGTTGATCCCTACGGCACACTAGTTAAGACTGCTAGAGGTTTAGGAATTTATTTAGGTGATTAG
- a CDS encoding SWIM zinc finger family protein: protein MAQFSRTWWGQRFIAALERLVDPGRLSRGRSYARGGKVKSFRIKKGLVTAEVRGSVNPYFGVYKEPLYITTIEFQSISKANWAAAIAYVASKASLLSRLMLNEIPDNIDDAFAKLDLHLLPDSESDFTTTCSCPDWSNPCKHIAGVHYLIAKELDNDPFLLFELRGLSRDNLKAELEKSPLGQALSAELAAQQSTSEPDPTYFTQPKTQTIETPDLKEFWQGTKRLPQTLEPLPPATVPAVLIKKQGDYPAFWPKDGSFIAVMEELYERVRNKNSGLL from the coding sequence ATGGCTCAATTTAGTCGCACTTGGTGGGGACAGCGGTTCATCGCAGCCCTAGAGAGATTAGTCGATCCCGGTCGTCTCAGTCGTGGTCGCTCCTATGCACGGGGGGGCAAGGTTAAAAGTTTCAGGATTAAGAAGGGTTTGGTCACGGCTGAAGTTCGCGGCTCTGTTAATCCCTATTTCGGAGTCTATAAGGAACCGCTCTACATCACCACTATTGAATTCCAGTCGATTAGTAAAGCAAACTGGGCGGCAGCGATTGCCTATGTGGCCTCTAAAGCTAGCTTACTTTCGCGCCTAATGCTCAACGAAATTCCTGACAACATTGACGATGCATTTGCCAAGCTAGATTTGCATCTGCTGCCAGACAGTGAATCAGATTTCACCACCACCTGCTCATGCCCAGACTGGAGCAATCCCTGCAAGCATATTGCTGGGGTTCATTACTTAATTGCCAAAGAGCTAGATAATGATCCGTTTTTGTTGTTTGAGCTGAGGGGACTCTCTAGGGATAACCTTAAAGCTGAGCTAGAGAAATCGCCACTGGGGCAGGCGCTCTCAGCCGAACTGGCGGCGCAGCAATCGACATCCGAACCCGACCCGACCTATTTCACGCAGCCTAAAACACAAACAATAGAGACCCCAGACCTCAAGGAATTTTGGCAGGGGACCAAACGGTTACCCCAGACGCTTGAGCCATTGCCACCGGCCACAGTGCCTGCAGTCTTGATCAAAAAGCAGGGAGACTATCCGGCCTTTTGGCCCAAGGACGGATCTTTTATTGCGGTGATGGAAGAACTCTATGAGCGAGTTAGAAATAAAAATTCAGGACTTCTCTGA
- a CDS encoding PspA/IM30 family protein, translating into MNRSQTVIRATWNWLWGMPIEAGGEISAQIGEDSIDDLAQSFQKLVDSVGLQRSALAEALRLHEETEQQVKALGEQAEQLVAAGEDNSALAVLAEQDVLDEYRPQLEAQVQFAKQNLAEGTARMQETQLELRKMQAQQKMGASTMRVTQALEQANQAAGIDSQAAMRRFEKSQAAIQRRNFKAQATSEVQGELKGTSRAIKALNAQERLAKLKAKQAADNLEEGEKQS; encoded by the coding sequence ATGAATCGGTCACAAACGGTCATTAGAGCGACCTGGAATTGGTTATGGGGGATGCCGATTGAGGCAGGGGGCGAAATCTCTGCTCAAATCGGTGAAGACAGCATTGATGATCTAGCCCAGTCATTTCAAAAGCTGGTTGATTCAGTGGGGCTTCAAAGGTCCGCATTAGCAGAGGCTCTGCGTTTACATGAAGAGACCGAGCAACAGGTGAAAGCCCTCGGTGAACAAGCGGAGCAACTAGTGGCGGCAGGTGAAGACAATTCAGCCCTTGCCGTACTGGCAGAACAGGATGTTTTGGATGAGTATCGACCTCAGCTTGAGGCCCAGGTGCAGTTTGCTAAACAGAATCTAGCTGAAGGAACAGCCCGGATGCAGGAAACCCAGCTAGAGCTGAGAAAGATGCAGGCTCAGCAGAAAATGGGGGCTTCAACGATGCGGGTCACCCAAGCACTTGAGCAAGCGAACCAAGCGGCAGGCATCGATAGTCAAGCTGCAATGCGGCGCTTTGAAAAATCTCAAGCCGCAATTCAACGTCGCAATTTCAAAGCGCAGGCCACCTCCGAGGTTCAGGGGGAATTAAAGGGAACGTCCAGAGCGATTAAAGCCCTGAATGCTCAAGAGCGCTTAGCCAAGCTGAAGGCAAAACAGGCTGCAGACAATCTAGAAGAAGGAGAAAAACAGTCATGA
- a CDS encoding SpoIID/LytB domain-containing protein, giving the protein MQTLHSRNLGPALKQWLWSHRAIWLGVPLFFSSAASLHLAPLPEPITTVDQELLADLSVTAPPTLAWDLTVTPTDSSPVSSTQALPTDEPTRPQAEVVGHTSASSSPPAKPQSLSLSAQLTPPENLPAIPVRIGIARRTSQLQLSTSTSAFVMDAAGQQLAELSANTGVSVQPGSSGLIFGNLQLPDDVWIKTNADGFIAINGRWYRGSVQILQDRQRLVAVNHLDLETYLYSVVGAEMSPSWPMEALKAQAIAARSYALARISSNPASPFYDLGDTPRWQAYPGLKTEANRTHLAVDSTRGLLISHQGAVVESLYASTIHLVRKVHKGYGMSQNGARDLAQRQFDYQQILNHFYPGTTLTWLQAS; this is encoded by the coding sequence ATGCAGACACTTCACTCCCGTAACCTAGGGCCTGCACTCAAACAATGGCTATGGTCTCATCGCGCCATCTGGCTAGGGGTTCCTCTCTTCTTCAGCTCTGCTGCGTCGCTGCATTTAGCCCCCTTACCAGAACCTATTACTACCGTTGATCAAGAACTGCTGGCAGACCTTTCGGTCACGGCTCCCCCAACATTGGCATGGGATTTAACTGTCACGCCCACCGACTCTAGCCCAGTTTCGTCCACCCAGGCTCTGCCAACAGATGAACCGACTCGCCCCCAAGCAGAGGTCGTCGGTCATACATCAGCCAGCTCTTCTCCGCCTGCGAAGCCACAATCTCTATCGTTATCCGCTCAACTAACTCCCCCAGAGAATCTGCCTGCGATCCCTGTGAGAATTGGGATTGCCCGCCGCACGTCACAGCTCCAGTTAAGTACCTCCACTTCTGCCTTCGTCATGGATGCAGCAGGGCAGCAGCTAGCAGAACTATCGGCAAACACAGGTGTTTCGGTTCAGCCTGGATCGTCGGGCCTTATCTTCGGCAATCTACAGTTACCCGACGATGTCTGGATCAAAACTAATGCAGATGGCTTCATCGCCATCAATGGTCGATGGTACCGAGGCTCGGTACAGATTCTTCAGGACCGACAGCGTTTAGTCGCAGTGAATCACCTGGATCTAGAGACCTATTTATACAGCGTTGTAGGTGCTGAGATGTCTCCCTCTTGGCCGATGGAAGCCCTAAAAGCACAAGCGATTGCAGCCAGGTCCTATGCCCTCGCGCGCATTTCTAGCAATCCGGCCAGCCCCTTTTACGATCTAGGTGACACTCCCCGCTGGCAGGCCTACCCAGGACTGAAGACCGAAGCAAACAGAACCCATCTCGCAGTCGACAGCACCAGAGGGCTACTGATCTCTCATCAAGGCGCTGTTGTAGAGTCTTTATACGCCTCTACAATCCATCTGGTCCGCAAGGTCCATAAGGGCTATGGGATGAGCCAGAATGGAGCGAGGGACTTGGCTCAACGACAGTTCGACTATCAGCAGATTCTGAATCACTTTTATCCAGGTACGACATTGACCTGGCTACAGGCCTCTTGA